One part of the Cyclobacteriaceae bacterium genome encodes these proteins:
- a CDS encoding S9 family peptidase, with protein sequence MQKLKFLSLVIIAALAWIAACTPVEKQVSLPDVAPPVATIIPHELTSKHGAVRTDNYYWLKNREDSTVINYLTAENHYLDTMMAHTNAFQEALFNEMRGRIKEDDASVPYKLDDYYYYTRFVTGGEYPIYCRKKGSMDAPEEIIADGNELGKGQSFFNFFTSVSVDHKMVAIVMDTVGRNFYTVKFKDLTTGKYLADKIPDTRGGYSWTNDNKSIFYAVPDKKTLRNYQIKRHVLGTATTTDPVIYEEKDQTLDVGIGKTKSKKYFIISSGRTDANFSQYISADNPGKPIVIEPIQDNVEYSVDHAGGDKFYIYTNLNAVNYRLAETPINAPGKANWKDVIAHRDNVYLQDVDYFKDYLALEEMKTGLASIRLIKWADKSEHTIDFGEQAYYAGIGYNPDFNTNLIRYNYQSMTTPNSTFDYNMDTREKELKKEQEVLGGFNKNDYVTERVMVKARDGKEVPLSIVYRKDAFKKDGTSPGWIYGYGSYGASMFPTFSIARISLLDRGFVYAIAHIRGGKEMGGAWHDDGKMLNKKNTFTDFIDCSDWLIQNKYVAKDKLFASGGSAGGLLMGAVVNMRPELYRGVIAAVPFVDVITTMEDESIPLTTFEWKEWGNPNIKEEYDYMLSYSPYDNVEKKAYPNLMVTTGLHDSQVQYWEPAKWVAKLRAMKTDNNRLYLYTNMDAGHGGASGRFRRLRETAREYTFVFDILGMKEVIETKPKIEKL encoded by the coding sequence ATGCAAAAATTAAAATTTTTATCCTTAGTAATTATTGCAGCCCTCGCTTGGATTGCTGCGTGTACCCCAGTCGAAAAACAAGTAAGCTTGCCCGATGTGGCACCGCCTGTTGCCACCATTATACCCCATGAATTAACCAGCAAACACGGTGCTGTTCGTACCGATAATTACTACTGGCTAAAGAACCGCGAAGACTCAACCGTGATAAATTACCTCACAGCCGAAAACCATTACCTGGATACCATGATGGCGCACACCAATGCCTTTCAGGAAGCCTTGTTCAATGAAATGCGCGGGCGGATCAAGGAAGATGACGCTTCAGTACCCTACAAGCTTGATGACTATTATTACTACACCCGGTTTGTTACCGGTGGCGAATACCCGATCTATTGCCGCAAAAAAGGATCAATGGATGCACCTGAAGAAATTATTGCCGATGGTAACGAATTGGGCAAGGGGCAGTCATTCTTTAATTTCTTTACTTCAGTGAGTGTTGACCACAAAATGGTGGCTATTGTAATGGATACGGTGGGCAGGAATTTTTACACCGTTAAGTTTAAAGACCTTACTACTGGAAAATACCTGGCCGACAAAATACCCGATACCCGCGGGGGCTACAGTTGGACCAACGACAACAAATCTATTTTCTATGCCGTTCCCGATAAGAAAACGCTGCGCAACTATCAGATTAAACGACATGTATTGGGTACCGCTACTACAACTGATCCTGTTATCTACGAAGAAAAAGATCAAACCCTGGATGTAGGTATCGGTAAAACCAAATCGAAAAAATATTTTATTATCTCTTCCGGACGAACCGATGCAAATTTTTCACAATACATCAGTGCTGACAACCCAGGTAAACCTATCGTTATTGAACCGATCCAGGATAATGTTGAGTATAGTGTTGATCATGCCGGAGGTGATAAGTTTTATATCTATACTAACCTGAATGCTGTAAATTATCGGTTAGCCGAAACCCCGATCAATGCTCCGGGAAAAGCTAACTGGAAAGATGTAATCGCACACCGCGATAATGTTTACCTGCAAGATGTAGACTACTTTAAAGATTACCTGGCGCTGGAAGAAATGAAAACCGGGCTGGCTTCCATCCGCTTAATCAAATGGGCAGATAAATCAGAACACACCATCGACTTTGGCGAGCAGGCTTACTATGCCGGCATTGGTTACAATCCGGATTTTAACACCAACCTTATCCGCTACAACTACCAATCGATGACTACCCCCAACTCAACATTCGATTATAACATGGACACGCGCGAAAAAGAATTAAAAAAAGAACAAGAGGTATTGGGCGGTTTTAATAAAAACGATTACGTTACTGAACGTGTAATGGTAAAAGCCCGAGATGGTAAGGAAGTTCCGCTATCCATTGTTTACAGAAAAGATGCTTTTAAGAAAGACGGCACTTCACCCGGCTGGATATACGGTTATGGCTCTTATGGCGCCTCCATGTTCCCGACATTTAGTATTGCACGCATCAGCCTACTTGATCGTGGATTTGTTTATGCCATCGCACACATTCGCGGTGGAAAAGAAATGGGTGGTGCCTGGCACGATGATGGTAAAATGCTGAACAAGAAAAACACGTTTACGGATTTCATCGATTGTTCAGATTGGTTGATCCAAAACAAGTACGTTGCCAAAGATAAACTCTTTGCCTCGGGCGGTAGTGCCGGTGGCCTACTCATGGGCGCTGTGGTAAACATGCGTCCTGAATTATACCGCGGGGTAATTGCGGCCGTTCCGTTTGTCGATGTGATTACCACCATGGAAGATGAAAGTATTCCATTAACAACCTTTGAATGGAAAGAGTGGGGAAACCCGAACATTAAAGAAGAATATGATTACATGCTCTCCTACTCCCCTTACGATAACGTAGAGAAAAAAGCTTACCCTAATTTAATGGTCACCACCGGGCTGCACGACTCACAGGTGCAGTACTGGGAACCCGCTAAATGGGTTGCCAAACTGCGCGCAATGAAAACCGATAACAACAGACTCTATTTATACACCAACATGGATGCAGGCCATGGTGGGGCCAGCGGCAGGTTCAGAAGGCTACGCGAAACTGCCCGGGAGTATACGTTTGTTTTTGATATACTGGGAATGAAGGAGGTGATTGAAACCAAACCAAAGATTGAGAAGTTGTAA
- a CDS encoding GHKL domain-containing protein: MNKILRGIAQLILLQAILLALSYASYQLSSATHSLLLYLPLVLGIVFIHWFGWPVLPGLLINGITTLMIWGISNFTLRLWLLSTHEAVVALVSWLLFCKLFPPKEKARFGNTNYFLRFTLLAVLIPITINSIYVYHYAFVQGDPDKVALYWLSDFITILPLSIALLYFFSFDKASQSFKRKRLNFSNRLWVELGLVTLVFIILSLLFPFDKYWFIYGIGATLFALRWGFAAVVVLNTIIFMLSYLLPLFEFASSLLISLGSTQYISVHLGMSTMMFVSLLVGRVVTDLHTTEKNLKNEKLRVEVINEELEQANQELDHFVYSVSHDLSAPLKSIKGLVTISRLQPDQANLYLDKIELSANKLEEFINEVLDYSRATRKNIELEQIHIKELIEEINSKLEFMENFSKIEFTYNLKIPVFTSDRLLVKVALGNMISNAIKYQKKFKDHHAKVTFNSFKNDKEIILEVSDNGEGIQDQYKGKLFSMFYRGTASASGSGLGLYIAREAIKKIGGQVTFESVWGQGSTFRIHLPDL; this comes from the coding sequence TTGAACAAGATTTTAAGAGGGATCGCTCAGCTTATCCTGCTACAGGCCATACTCTTGGCGTTATCATACGCCTCTTACCAACTCAGCTCCGCTACACATTCGTTGTTGTTGTACCTCCCATTGGTATTGGGCATTGTATTCATTCATTGGTTTGGATGGCCGGTGTTGCCCGGTTTACTCATAAACGGAATAACTACTCTCATGATATGGGGGATTTCAAACTTTACCTTGCGCCTCTGGTTGCTTTCCACGCATGAAGCCGTAGTGGCGCTGGTTTCGTGGCTACTGTTTTGTAAACTATTTCCACCCAAAGAAAAAGCACGCTTTGGCAACACTAATTATTTCCTGAGGTTTACATTGCTGGCCGTGCTTATCCCAATAACCATCAACTCCATATATGTGTACCACTATGCTTTTGTACAGGGCGACCCTGACAAAGTTGCGCTTTATTGGCTTTCTGACTTTATAACCATTTTGCCGCTTTCCATTGCCCTGCTGTATTTTTTTTCCTTTGATAAAGCCTCTCAATCCTTTAAGCGCAAAAGGCTTAATTTTTCAAACCGGCTTTGGGTTGAACTGGGGTTGGTTACCCTTGTATTTATTATTCTTTCTTTACTGTTCCCATTCGATAAATATTGGTTCATCTATGGCATTGGTGCTACCCTGTTTGCCCTACGTTGGGGCTTTGCTGCAGTAGTTGTTCTCAACACCATCATTTTCATGCTAAGCTACCTGCTGCCTTTGTTTGAATTTGCGTCTTCCTTGCTTATAAGTTTAGGTTCAACACAATACATAAGTGTACACCTGGGCATGAGCACCATGATGTTTGTATCGCTTTTGGTTGGACGTGTGGTGACTGATCTGCACACTACCGAAAAGAACCTGAAAAATGAAAAGTTAAGAGTTGAGGTCATTAATGAGGAGTTGGAACAAGCCAACCAGGAACTTGATCACTTCGTTTACAGTGTTTCGCATGATTTGAGCGCACCGCTCAAATCAATAAAAGGCCTGGTCACCATCAGTCGCCTGCAACCTGATCAGGCGAATTTATACCTGGACAAAATTGAGCTAAGTGCCAATAAACTGGAAGAGTTCATAAATGAGGTACTGGATTACTCCAGGGCAACACGAAAAAATATTGAACTTGAACAAATTCACATTAAAGAATTAATTGAAGAGATCAATTCGAAGCTTGAGTTCATGGAAAATTTCTCAAAAATCGAATTTACCTATAACCTGAAAATACCCGTGTTTACCAGCGACCGCTTATTGGTTAAAGTGGCGCTCGGTAACATGATTTCCAATGCAATCAAATATCAAAAGAAATTCAAAGACCATCACGCTAAAGTAACTTTCAATTCATTCAAAAATGATAAGGAAATTATTCTTGAAGTGAGCGATAATGGAGAAGGTATCCAAGATCAGTATAAAGGAAAGCTTTTCAGTATGTTTTATCGGGGCACCGCAAGCGCGTCCGGATCGGGCCTTGGCCTTTACATAGCAAGGGAGGCTATAAAAAAAATTGGCGGACAAGTTACATTTGAATCGGTGTGGGGACAGGGATCTACATTCCGTATCCATTTGCCTGACCTTTAA